CCAGCAACTTTACTGTCCGGTCAATGTGCTTTGAGGTTTTTATGAGAAATAACAGGCTATTTAAGACTATTTTTTGGTGTGCAACATGTTCACAATGTTCATATTAACTACAGTAGTCAGTCAAAACTATTTTGAACCATCTATTCATACATGTTCTGATTGCAGCCGTTGAAAATGAATGAGATTAAGGAGTACTATTAGAGTTTTCTCTCCATAATATAAAGGCTGTAAAGCATTGCAAAATTCTCCAAATTAACCTTTGTTTTTCATCTGATTAGACACGTTTTGATATAAATGCAGGTGAGTTGTTACAAACCTTACCATAACTTTGCTCTTGTAGGAGGATGATGTGGAGACTTCCTTTGGTAAGGTGCACTGCACCATGAAGGGTGTTCCGAGGGGCAACCGGCCTACTATCCTGACTTTCCATGACATTGGACTGAATCGTAAGAGTCTCCTCTATACCTCCCTTATGCAGGAGCCGTGTCTTTAAGACTTTTCTGCAAGAGGTTCAAAAGAATGTGCttagtgtgtgtgcgtgtgtgtgtttaaagcaACAGTATCAATGCAAGTTCCAGTACTCCAGTACTAGTCCTATAACATCTCATTTGTATTCTGTCTTaatgtactgaaaaaaaaaaactgtgcttGAATATCAAAGGCTCAGTAACACAGTTGTGTTCTTTGTTCTGCAGATAAGAGCTGTTTTGAGTCACTCTTTAATCACAGAGACATGCATGAGATCATGCAGCACTTTGCTGTGTGCCATGTTGACGCCCCAGGACAGCAGGAGGGTGCCAGTACACTCTCCACAGAGTAAGTGAGAGTTCATTATGCCACCTGATTACGGTTCCAGGTCTATCACAGCATCCGAAGGGATACAATTAACTAAAACCTTAAGATTTCTGTCTCagcaacatttaaaatgaatggttgctctctctctctcccattcTGTCAACAAAGACAGAAAAACAGCTTTAGTTTAACTTCCCCAGCTTCTAAGACAGGAAATCCGTTTATAATGTACTCAGATGGAGCGGGTCTGCTCTAGGAAATATAATGCAGACAGCTTTAATCAGCACCCTATGGCACCAGACTAGCAGACTGTAGGTCAGCATGTCACTTATAGGGGAGCAGAGAACATTTATGATCTGCCATCTGCTACAGCAACGTAACTGACATCCATTGCCCATAATCCAACCATCCAGAAAGGCATCCAGACAGATTATGAGCTCGCTAATGCCTGGAAGGCCACCAACAAGTCCTAATTAACCTGTAATGCTGTTTGATTGCATACTCCATATTGTTCCACATGTGTGAGGCTAACAAATAAACCACTGTCTGTTATTGTAGGTATACCTACCCTTCGATGGATCAGCTCTCAGAGACCCTCCCTATGGTCCTTAAGCATTTTGGGTAAGTCTTCAATGCTCAGTAATGGTATAAAACCCATTTTAGATGTTTAACTCTTATTTTTGAGGCTTTTATGAGCGCTCTTGATCCAGACCAACTTGAATGCTTGCTCTTATTCCCTTATAGTCTGAAGAGTGTGATTGGAATGGCAGTCGGTGCTGGAGCCAACATCCTTGCCCGCTTTGCAGTAAGTTTGATACACTTTTCCTCTCAGTTGCATTTTGAATGGCCTTGAATAAGATGGATTACAGTTCTGCAACTCTTGCTAGTGCAACAAAGCAATGTTGATACTTGCAGTGTAATCCTGTTCATTATTATCGCCAGCTTGCTTGTTAATACACAGGAATGTTTCCTTGGTACAAATCACATTCCAGTAGTGAATactcaataattattttttttttttacattttttccccaTGTATCTCTTAAAGCTAAATCACCCAGACATGGTTGAAGGTCTTGTTCTGATTAACATGAGCACTCAGGCAGAGGGTTTTATGGACTGGGCAGCACAAAAGgtacaaaagcattttttttctgctAGATTTGCATTCTTATGAGATTTGAAAGTATTGCATTATTAAACTAATTTGAAGGAGCTCATATATTTGTTACAATGCACAAATCCTCACTAAAGCGTGACATTTTCAACAGATTACAAGCTGGACTCATGCTCTCCCTGATACTGTAATTTCTCACTTGTTTGGAAAGGTAAGAActgttgaatatatatattataaaaacacTCATTTgacaatataataaaaatgtatcatgaatATAATTGAAATGATATACAACATGCAAATTAATTCTCAATGTATTGGTTGATTTGATGTAGGAGGAGATACATAACAATCATGAACTGATCGCAACCTTCCGTCATCTCATTACAAACAATGTTAACCAGTCCAACCTGCAGCAGTTTGTCAAGTCCTTCAAAAGGTATCACTAATACAAATTAGTTCCTGGATTGGATTCTTTTAATGAACTTTACAGCATCTATTTATTGCAATactgcagaaaaaaaagttgaaaatcaCCAATAAGTTACTGAAAGCCTTATCATCTTTCCTTCATTTCTCAGCCGACGGGATCTGGAGATCGAGAGGCCGGTACAAGGAGGAAACGTTAATACACGAACCCTCCAGTAAGTCCCACTTGGTGACAGTAAACATACTGTTTTTGGCAGCATTAGACCTTACAATTGTGTTTCAGTCACTTAATGGTTTGTCTTTATGACAGGTGTCCAGTTTTGCTGATAGTGGGTGATAATTCTCCAGCTGTGGATGCTGTGGTGAGAAAAGTTATTTCTTTACTGTCTTAAATGTTTTAGAGATGCCAAGGTGATTGGCTGCAGCAATTTCACCATTATTGActatatactgtaaataaatcagaaacaaaacataatttaatggTTGTCTAAATATTTTACCTCACAGATTGACAGCAACTCCAGAATGAATCCAACAACGACCACCTTTCTCAAGGTCAGTGACCTTACCATTTCTATTGAATTGACTCAAACCCAAAAATATCTGATTTGATGAATAGCCTATCTAGTATGGATAAAATAATATGACTTATACAGGTACAGATATTTTGTGCATAATGgtgtcatttttaatatttgacttttttctaGATGGCTGACTGTGGCGGCCTGCCTCAGGTTGATCAGGTATATATCACTTGCATATATAGATTTTAGATAttgacacacacattcacatctgcattcttaaagggttagttcacccaaaaatgaaaattctgtcatttcttactcaccctcatgttgttccacacccgtaaaaccttcgttcatcttcgaacacaaattaagatatttatttttcataaaatcagatggctcagtaaggcctgcattgccagcaataacattccctttttcaatgcccataaagctactaaaaacatatttaaaacaattcatgtgactacagtggttcaaccttaatattataaagtgacaagaatactttttgtgcgcaaaaaaataacaaaatagcgactttattcaacaatatctagtgatgggcgatttcaaatgctgcttcatgaagcttgatacacgctccgaaccactgattcgaaacaaattatttgttaaaggtgccctagattcaaaatttgaatttaccttggcatagttgaataacaagagttcagtacatggaaaagacatacattgagtttcaaactccattgctttctctttcttatgtaaatctcatttgtttaaaagacttccggaaaacacgcggatctcaacataacaccgactgttacgtaacagtcggggtgtacgcccccaatatttgcatatgccagcccatgttcccaacattatgaaaggcattagacaagggcagccagtaacgtctggatctgcacaggtgaatcaacagactaggtaagcaagaacaacagcgaaaatggcagatggagcaataataactgacatgatccatgattacatgatatttttagtgatatttgtaaattgtctttctaaatgtttcgttagcatgttgctaatgtactgtt
The sequence above is drawn from the Megalobrama amblycephala isolate DHTTF-2021 linkage group LG13, ASM1881202v1, whole genome shotgun sequence genome and encodes:
- the ndrg1b gene encoding protein NDRG1b; this translates as MVLEDSEGSVFELDITEDDVETSFGKVHCTMKGVPRGNRPTILTFHDIGLNHKSCFESLFNHRDMHEIMQHFAVCHVDAPGQQEGASTLSTEYTYPSMDQLSETLPMVLKHFGLKSVIGMAVGAGANILARFALNHPDMVEGLVLINMSTQAEGFMDWAAQKITSWTHALPDTVISHLFGKEEIHNNHELIATFRHLITNNVNQSNLQQFVKSFKSRRDLEIERPVQGGNVNTRTLQCPVLLIVGDNSPAVDAVIDSNSRMNPTTTTFLKMADCGGLPQVDQPGKVIEAFKYFIQGMGYMPSASMTRLSRSRTTSNSSLNRNRSGTNTTDEQRGRSHTDISMESASNANVEHSSSGPTLSVELSC